ACGCTGCTGGCCTGGCACAAGGCGCCGGGCGATGCGGTGGCGCGCGATGAGAGCCTGGTCGAACTCGAGACCGACAAAGTGGTGCTCGATGTGCCGGCGCCGATCAGCGGCATCCTCAAGGAGATTCGCGTGCCCAATGGCACGACGGTGCGCGCCGGCGAGTTGCTGGCCGTACTGGAGCCGGGCGAGGGCAAGGCGACCGGCGCTGCGCCCGCCGCGGCGAAAGCGCCGGCTGCAAGTGCTGCCAGGAAGGCGGTGCCTGCGACACCGCTGCCGCCCGCCGGGGCAACGCCGGCTGCGCCGCCAGCACAGGCGGCAGCTGGCCGGGCCGGCCCTGCAGCGCGACGCCTGGCTGCCGAAACGGGCGTCGATCCGGCGAGCATCGCCGGCAGCGGCCCGGGAGGGCGCGTGCTGAAAGCCGATGTCGCTGCGGTCACGGCGCCGGCAGCCGGACGTGACGCGGCGGGCGCAGCGCCGGTCGCCCGCGCGCCGGCCACTGCGGGCAGCGAGCGCGAGGAGCGGCGGGTGCCGATGAGCCGCCTGCGGGCCCGCATCGCGCAGCGCATGGTCGAGGCGCAGCACAACGCGGCGATGCTCACCACCTTCAACGAGATCGACCTGACCGAGGTGATCGGGCTGCGGGCCCGCTACCGGGACGCCTTCGAGGCGCAACATGGCGTCAAGCTCGGTTTCATGGCCTTTTTCGTCAAGGCTGCGATCGAGGCCTTGCGGCGGTTCCCGGTGGTCAATGCCTCGGTGGAGGGCAACGAGGTCATCTACCACGATTACTTCGACATCGGGATCGCGGTTTCGACCGAGCGCGGGCTGATCGTGCCGGTGGTGCGTGACGCCGACCGGCTGTCGTTCGGGCAGATCGAGGCAGGCATCGGCGAATACGGCCGCAAGGCGCGCGAGGGCACGATCGCCATGGAGGAGCTCACCGGTGGCACGTTCACCATCACCAACGGCGGCATCTTCGGGTCGCTGCTGTCCACGCCGATCCTCAATCCCCCCCAGAGCGCGATACTCGGCATGCACAAGATCCAGGAGCGCGCGGTGGTGACCGGGGGCGAGGTCAGGGCGCGGCCGATGATGTACGTGGCCCTTACCTACGACCATCGCATCATCGACGGTCGCGAAGCCGTGCAGTTCCTCGTCGCCGTCAAGGACGCGCTGGAGGATCCGGCGCGGCTGCTCCTGCAGGTCTAGCAGGCTCTCAGCGATACGGAGCATCGGGATGATCAGCAAGTTCGATGTCGTCGTGATCGGCGGCGGGCCCGCCGGTTACGTGGCCGCGATCCGCGCGGCCCAGAACGGGCTGGCCACCGCCTGCATCGATGCCTGGCGCACCCCGCAGGGCGAGCCCTCGCTCGGCGGCACCTGTCTGAATGCCGGGTGCATTCCTTCGAAAGCGCTGCTCGAGTCCTCCGAGCTCTATCACCGCGCGCAGCATGAGCTGAAGAACCACGGCATTCGCCTCGGCGAGGTCGGCCTCGACCTCGGCGTGATGCAGTCGCGCAAGGCGGACATCGTTGCGCAGCTTTGCGGCGGCATCCGGGCGCTGTTCCGGGCGAACGGCGTCACTTCGTTCGCCGGGCGCGGACACCTGTTGCCGGGAAACAAGGTCCGGTTCACGCCGCACGAGGGCGAACCCGCGCTGCTCGAGAGTGAGCACGTCGTGCTCGCCACCGGTTCGACGCCGACCGCGCTGCCGTCGATTCCCTTCGACGGGAAGCAGGTGGTCGATTCCGAAACGGCGCTCGCGTTCGACGGCGTGCCGAAACGGCTCGGGGTCATCGGTGCCGGCGTGATCGGTCTCGAACTCGGCAGCGTCTGGCGCCGCCTCGGGGCGGAGGTGACGATTCTCGAGGCCATGGACCGGTTCCTGTTCATGGCGGATGCGCAGATCGCGCGCGAAGCGGAACGGCAGTTTCGCCGCCAGGGGCTGGATATTCATCTCGGCGCGACCGTTCGCTCGGGCGAGGCCGGCGATGCCGGCGTGCGCCTGCGCTACGACGACCGCCAGGGCTCGCACGAACTCGTCGTGGACAAGGTCATCGTCGCGGTCGGCCGACGGCCCTGCACGGAGGGGTTGCTCGACCCGCTCGCAGGAGTTGCCCTCGACGAGCGCGGCTTCATCGAGGTGGACGCGCATTGCCGGACCTCGGCTGCAAACGTGTGGGCGGTCGGCGACGTGGTGCGCGGCCCCATGCTGGCGCACAAGGGCTCGGAGGAGGGCGTGATGGTGGCCGACCTGATCGCGGGCCGTTACGGCCACGTCAATTACGGCGTGATTCCCTCCGTGATCTATACCGCCCCGGAAATCGCCTGGGTCGGACGCACCGAGGAGGAGCTGCGCGCTGCCGGTGTCCAGTACAAGGCGGGCGCCTTCAATTTCGCGGCGAGCGGCCGGGCCCGGGCGATGGACCAGGCAGCGGGCCTGGTGCGGATACTCGCCGATGCGCAAAGCGATGTGATACTGGGCGTGCACATCGTCGGCCCGATGGCGGGCGAGCTGATTGCCGAGGCGGTGGTCGCCATGGAATTCCAGGCCACTGCGGAAGACCTGCAGCGGACCATTCACGCTCATCCGACGCTCGCCGAGGCGATCCACGAGGCGGCGCTCGCCACCGACAAACGGGCCCTGCACGCGGTCAATCGCTGACCGGGGACCGCGTCCCCCTCCGGCGCCCATTCGCGCTATCATGCCTGCGGGTTGTTGTCGCGGGCCCCGCCATCGGTGGGTCTCCCGTATGTTTGCGCGGTTAACCCAGACTGATTGACAGCCCGTCGCGGGGCGGGTAGCGAATGGCCGGTCACAGCAAGTGGGCGAATATCCAGCATCGCAAGGGCGCCCAGGACAAGAAGCGCGGCAAGGTCTTCAGCAAGCTGATCCGCGAGCTGACGATAGCCGCGCGTCTCGGCGGCAGCGATCCCACGGCCAATCCCCGGCTACGACTGGCGATCGACAAGGCCCGCAGCCAGAACCTGCCGAAGGACACGCTGGAGCGCGCGATCCAGCGCGGTGCGGGCCGGCTCGACGGGGCGCAGATCGAGGAAGTGACCTATGAGGGCTACGGCCCGGGTGGCGCGGCGGTGATGGTTTCCTGCCTGACCGATAATCGCAATCGCACCGTGTCGGAGGTTCGGCACGTGTTCGCGCGGCACGGCGGCAATCTCGGCGCCGACGGCTCGGTCGGCTACCTGTTCAACCGGGTCGGGTTGCTGAGCTTCACGGCAGGTACCGATGAGGAGAGCCTGCTTGCCGCCGCGCTCGATGCCGGAGCCGAAGATGTCGTGAACAGCGACGACGGTTCGATCGAGGTGCTGACCGATCCGGCGGATTTCGAGGCGGTGCGCGATGCGCTCGCGAAGCTGGAGTTCGTGCCGCAGCACGCCGAGGTGACGCTGCGTTCCGCGGTGAGCGCCCGGCTGGATCCGGATGCGGGCGCGCACATGCTGCGCCTGCTGGAAGATCTCGACGAACTGGACGACGTGCAGAACGTGTGCTCCAACGCGGATATCCCCGAGGAGGTCATCGCGCGGCTCTAGCGTTGCCTGCGGGCAGCCGCCTGTAACCGACATGGGGGAGTGGACTCGCATACTTGGCATCGACCCGGGCTCGCGCGTGACCGGGTTCGGCTGCATCGAGAGCAACGGTGCGGCATCCCGCTATGTCGCGAGCGGCTGCATCCGTACCGACGGCGCAGCGCTGCCGCCGCGATTGCGGGCGATTTTCGACGGGGTCCGCGCGCTGGTCGTGCAGCACCAGCCGCAGGAGATCGCGATCGAGCAGGTGTTCGTGCATCGCAATGCCGACAGCGCGCTCAAGCTCGGCCAGGCGCGTTCCGCCGCGATCTGCGCGACTTTCGGGCCGGGCGTGGCCGTGCACGAGTACGCGGCCCGGGCGGTGAAGCAGGCCGTGGTCGGACGTGGCGGGGCGGACAAGGCGCAGGTCCAGCACATGGTGCGCGCGCTGCTCCGCCTGACTACCCCGCTGCTGGCCGACGAGGCTGATGCGCTCGCCGTTGCCCTGTGCCACGCGCACAGCCGGCCGCTGGCGGCGCGACTGGCGGCAGTGTCCGGCCTGCGGGTGGTGCGCGGATGATCGGCTTTCTGCGAGGGGTGCTGGTGCACAAGGAGCCGCCGCAGCTCGTGCTCGAGGTCGGCGGCGTCGGTTACGAGGTGGAGGCGCCGATGTCTACCTGGACGCGCCTGCCGGCGCTTGGCGAGGAAGTGCAATTGCGCACGCATCTGGTGATCCGCGAGGACCAGCACCTGCTCTTCGGGTTCGGGACGGAGGCCGAGCGGCGTCTGTTCCGGGACCTGCTGAAGGTGAGCGGAGTGGGGGCGCGCATCGCGCTGGGTGTGCTGTCCGGAATCAGCGTGGAGGGTTTCGTGCGCTGCGTGCAGACGAGCGACATCGCCGCGTTGGTCAAGCTGCCCGGCGTCGGCCGCCGCACTGCCGAGCGTCTGGTCGTCGAGTTGCGCGAACGGGTCGAGCAGATGGCTGCCGCTGGCATCGTGGCGGCGGTGCCAATCCCGGCGGCGACCGCTCCTGCGACGCCGGAGAACGAGGTGCTCGATGCGCTCCTGGGGTTGGGCTACAAGCCCGCGGAGGCACGCCGCATGCTCGAGCAGGCGCGCCCGGCGGGAGCGGACACGGCGGAACTGCTGCGCGCCGCGCTCAGGGCCGCGGCGCCACAGGGCCGCGGCGGCTGAGTCATGAGCGAACCGGACCGCCTCGTGTCGAATGTTGTCCGCCCGGAGGAGGAGGTCTCCGAGCGCGCCATCCGGCCGCGCAGCCTCGGGGAGTACATCGGCCAGGCGGCGGTCAAGCGGCAGATGCAGATATTCGTGCAGGCGGCCCGCCAGCGCGACGAGGCGCTCGACCATGTGCTGATTTTCGGGCCGCCCGGGCTCGGCAAGACCACGCTCGCCCACATCGTCTCGAACGAACTCGGCGTCAATCTGCGCCACTCCTCGGGCCCGGTGCTGGAACGGCCCGGCGACCTTGCGGCGCTGTTGACCAACCTTGAGCCGCGCGATGTGCTCTTCGTGGACGAGATTCACCGCCTGAGCCCCGTGGTCGAGGAAGTTCTCTACCCGGCGATGGAGGATTTCCAGCTCGACATCATGATCGGCGAGGGGCCGGCGGCGCGCTCGATCAAGCTCGACCTGCCGCCGTTTACGCTGGTCGGCGCGACGACGCGGGCGGGGCTCCTGACGTCGCCGCTGCGCGACCGCTTCGGAATCGTGCAGCGGCTCGAGTTCTACAGCGACGACGAACTGCTGGAAATCGTGCTGCGCTCGGCGCGCATCCTCCAGGTCGCCATCGAGGAGGCCGGAGCGCGCCTGATCGCAACGCGTGCGCGGGGCACGCCGCGGATCGCCAATCGCCTGCTGCGCCGGGCGCGGGACTACGCCGAGGTTAAGGGCAGTGGTCGGGTCGACGAGGCGACCGCACGCGCTGCGATGGAGATGCTCGATGTCGATCCGAACGGTTTCGACGTCATGGATCGCCGCCTGCTGCTGACCATCATCGAGAATTTCGGCGGCGGCCCGGTCGGCATCGAATCGCTCGCGGCAGCCGTGAGCGAGGAGCGCGGCACGATCGAGGACGTGCTCGAGCCGTTCCTGATCCAGCGCGGCTTCCTGATGCGCACGCCCCGCGGCCGGATGGCGACCGCGCGCGCGTATCAGCATTTCGGCCTGCCGGTGCCGCGCAGCGCGCGGGAGTCATCGCTGTCGCTGTTCGAGGGCGACGCGGGACAGGGCGGCGAGCGTGAGAACCGGGGAACCATGAAGGATGGTGGGTGACATCGGATGACGGCGAATCATTCTTTTATCGAACTGATGATGGGCGCGAGCTTTATCGTGCAACTCGTCATGTTGCTGCTGCTGGTGGCCTCTGTGACCTCCTGGGCGATCATCCTGCGCAAGCGGCGCGTGCTGCGTGAGGCGACCGCGGGCTCGGATGCATTCGAGACGACCTTCTGGTCGGGCGGCGACCTGACCTCGATCTACCGCGACGTGACGCGCGACGGCGTCGCGCCGACCGACATGGCTGGCCTGTTCGAGGCCGGGTTCCGGGAGTTTCGTCGCCTGACTCAGCAGCCGGGGCTCGGCGCGGAGCAGATCCTGCAGGGCTGCCACCGGGCGATGCGCGTGGCGCAGCTGCGGGAAATGGACCGGCTGGAGCAGAGCCTTGCGACGCTCGCGACCATTGGTTCCACCAGCCCGTACGTCGGCCTGTTCGGCACGGTGTGGGGCATCATGAATTCCTTCCAGGCGATCGGGAACGTGCAATCGGCGACGCTGGCGATGGTGGCGCCGGGCATTTCCGAAGCGCTGATCGCCACGGCGATGGGGCTGTTTGCGGCGATTCCCGCGGTGATTGCCTACAACCGCTACGCCGACAAGGTCACGCGCCTGGAGGTGCGGTTCGACGCATTCACCGAGGAATTCGCGGCGATCCTGCAGCGACATGCGCACGCGCGGGTCAAGGAACCCCGCGAGGAGCGCTAGATGGCCATGCGAGCGAACCGCAAGCGCCGCCTGATGGGCGAGATCAACGTCGTTCCCTACATCGACGTCATGCTGGTGCTGCTGATCATTTTCATGGTCACGGCGCCGCTGCTCACGCAGGGTATCGAGGTGGAGCTGCCGAAGGCGGCGGCCGAGCCCCTTGATGCCGGCAAGGACGACGAGCCGCTGGTCCTGTCGGTGGACGCGGCGGGACGGTTTTTCCTCAACATCGGCGATGACGAGGATGCGCCGATAGACGCCGAGCGTGTCGTGAGCCTCGCCTCGGCGGTGTTGCGGCGCAAGCCGGCGACACCGGTGCTCGTGAAGGCCGATCAGAAGGTCGCTTACGGGCGCGTGGTAGAAGCCATGGTCCTGCTGCAGGAAGCGGGCGCCGCCAAGGTCGGCTTCCTGACCGATCCGCCGGACACCCGCCGCCGTCCGTCGGGGCGTGGCGTGACCTGAGCCGGCCATCGTCCGATGGCGCGCATCCTGCTGCCGGAGCAAGAGTTCATCCGCGAGCACGCCACGGTGCTCGTGTTCTCGGTGCTGTTGCATCTCGCGCTGCTGGCCCTGCTGGCCGTGAATCTCAATCTGATGCCGCTGCGCAAGCCGCAGCCACAGCGCCTGGCAATCCAGGCGACGGTGGTGGATCAGGCGGCCGGCCGCCGCCGGGATCTCGAAAAGGCACGCCAGCAGCAGGCCGCCGCGGCAGCGGCCGATCGCCGCCGCCAGGAGGAGCTGGCGCGGGAGCGGCGCATTGAAGAGGAGCGCCGGGCGCAGGCCGAACGTGAGGAGCAGCGCCAGGCGCAGGAAGAGCGCCGCCGGCAGGAGACGGAGCAGGCGCGGCTCGCCACGGAGCGGCGCAAGGCGGAGCAGAAAAAGCAGGCGGCCGCTGAGGAGGCCCGCAAGGCCGAGCAGCAGAAGCAGGCGGCGGCAGAAGCGACCCGCAAGGCCGAGCAGCAGAAAAAGCAGGCTGCGGCCGAGGCAGCCCGCAAGGCGGAGCAGCAGAAGCAGGCAGCCGCCGAGGCGGCCCGCAAAGCCGAGGCACAACGCCGGCAGACTCAGCGCGAGGCAGATCTCGCCAGGCAGCTCGCAGCCGAAGAGGAACTGCTCGCGGCGGCGGACTCGGGCCAGCTCGATCAGTATGCCGAGATCATCCGGCAGAAAGTGGAACGCAACTGGATTCGCCCGGCCAGTGCGCGCCAGGGACTCAATTGCGTGGTGCTGGTGCGGCAGATCCCGGGCGGCGAGGTGGTCGAGGTGCGGGTGACCGAGTGCAACGGCGACGCGGCGGTAGTGCGCTCCATCGAGGCCGCCGTGCTGCGTTCCTCGCCGCTGCCGGCGCCGCCGAACCCGGCCCTGTTCGATCGCAGCCTGCGGTTCGAGTTTCGG
This genomic interval from Gammaproteobacteria bacterium contains the following:
- the odhB gene encoding 2-oxoglutarate dehydrogenase complex dihydrolipoyllysine-residue succinyltransferase, which gives rise to MAIEVKVPPLPESVADATLLAWHKAPGDAVARDESLVELETDKVVLDVPAPISGILKEIRVPNGTTVRAGELLAVLEPGEGKATGAAPAAAKAPAASAARKAVPATPLPPAGATPAAPPAQAAAGRAGPAARRLAAETGVDPASIAGSGPGGRVLKADVAAVTAPAAGRDAAGAAPVARAPATAGSEREERRVPMSRLRARIAQRMVEAQHNAAMLTTFNEIDLTEVIGLRARYRDAFEAQHGVKLGFMAFFVKAAIEALRRFPVVNASVEGNEVIYHDYFDIGIAVSTERGLIVPVVRDADRLSFGQIEAGIGEYGRKAREGTIAMEELTGGTFTITNGGIFGSLLSTPILNPPQSAILGMHKIQERAVVTGGEVRARPMMYVALTYDHRIIDGREAVQFLVAVKDALEDPARLLLQV
- the lpdA gene encoding dihydrolipoyl dehydrogenase, encoding MISKFDVVVIGGGPAGYVAAIRAAQNGLATACIDAWRTPQGEPSLGGTCLNAGCIPSKALLESSELYHRAQHELKNHGIRLGEVGLDLGVMQSRKADIVAQLCGGIRALFRANGVTSFAGRGHLLPGNKVRFTPHEGEPALLESEHVVLATGSTPTALPSIPFDGKQVVDSETALAFDGVPKRLGVIGAGVIGLELGSVWRRLGAEVTILEAMDRFLFMADAQIAREAERQFRRQGLDIHLGATVRSGEAGDAGVRLRYDDRQGSHELVVDKVIVAVGRRPCTEGLLDPLAGVALDERGFIEVDAHCRTSAANVWAVGDVVRGPMLAHKGSEEGVMVADLIAGRYGHVNYGVIPSVIYTAPEIAWVGRTEEELRAAGVQYKAGAFNFAASGRARAMDQAAGLVRILADAQSDVILGVHIVGPMAGELIAEAVVAMEFQATAEDLQRTIHAHPTLAEAIHEAALATDKRALHAVNR
- a CDS encoding YebC/PmpR family DNA-binding transcriptional regulator; translated protein: MAGHSKWANIQHRKGAQDKKRGKVFSKLIRELTIAARLGGSDPTANPRLRLAIDKARSQNLPKDTLERAIQRGAGRLDGAQIEEVTYEGYGPGGAAVMVSCLTDNRNRTVSEVRHVFARHGGNLGADGSVGYLFNRVGLLSFTAGTDEESLLAAALDAGAEDVVNSDDGSIEVLTDPADFEAVRDALAKLEFVPQHAEVTLRSAVSARLDPDAGAHMLRLLEDLDELDDVQNVCSNADIPEEVIARL
- the ruvC gene encoding crossover junction endodeoxyribonuclease RuvC — translated: MGEWTRILGIDPGSRVTGFGCIESNGAASRYVASGCIRTDGAALPPRLRAIFDGVRALVVQHQPQEIAIEQVFVHRNADSALKLGQARSAAICATFGPGVAVHEYAARAVKQAVVGRGGADKAQVQHMVRALLRLTTPLLADEADALAVALCHAHSRPLAARLAAVSGLRVVRG
- the ruvA gene encoding Holliday junction branch migration protein RuvA, encoding MIGFLRGVLVHKEPPQLVLEVGGVGYEVEAPMSTWTRLPALGEEVQLRTHLVIREDQHLLFGFGTEAERRLFRDLLKVSGVGARIALGVLSGISVEGFVRCVQTSDIAALVKLPGVGRRTAERLVVELRERVEQMAAAGIVAAVPIPAATAPATPENEVLDALLGLGYKPAEARRMLEQARPAGADTAELLRAALRAAAPQGRGG
- the ruvB gene encoding Holliday junction branch migration DNA helicase RuvB, with translation MSEPDRLVSNVVRPEEEVSERAIRPRSLGEYIGQAAVKRQMQIFVQAARQRDEALDHVLIFGPPGLGKTTLAHIVSNELGVNLRHSSGPVLERPGDLAALLTNLEPRDVLFVDEIHRLSPVVEEVLYPAMEDFQLDIMIGEGPAARSIKLDLPPFTLVGATTRAGLLTSPLRDRFGIVQRLEFYSDDELLEIVLRSARILQVAIEEAGARLIATRARGTPRIANRLLRRARDYAEVKGSGRVDEATARAAMEMLDVDPNGFDVMDRRLLLTIIENFGGGPVGIESLAAAVSEERGTIEDVLEPFLIQRGFLMRTPRGRMATARAYQHFGLPVPRSARESSLSLFEGDAGQGGERENRGTMKDGG
- the tolQ gene encoding protein TolQ gives rise to the protein MTANHSFIELMMGASFIVQLVMLLLLVASVTSWAIILRKRRVLREATAGSDAFETTFWSGGDLTSIYRDVTRDGVAPTDMAGLFEAGFREFRRLTQQPGLGAEQILQGCHRAMRVAQLREMDRLEQSLATLATIGSTSPYVGLFGTVWGIMNSFQAIGNVQSATLAMVAPGISEALIATAMGLFAAIPAVIAYNRYADKVTRLEVRFDAFTEEFAAILQRHAHARVKEPREER
- the tolR gene encoding protein TolR; the protein is MRANRKRRLMGEINVVPYIDVMLVLLIIFMVTAPLLTQGIEVELPKAAAEPLDAGKDDEPLVLSVDAAGRFFLNIGDDEDAPIDAERVVSLASAVLRRKPATPVLVKADQKVAYGRVVEAMVLLQEAGAAKVGFLTDPPDTRRRPSGRGVT
- the tolA gene encoding cell envelope integrity protein TolA, producing MARILLPEQEFIREHATVLVFSVLLHLALLALLAVNLNLMPLRKPQPQRLAIQATVVDQAAGRRRDLEKARQQQAAAAAADRRRQEELARERRIEEERRAQAEREEQRQAQEERRRQETEQARLATERRKAEQKKQAAAEEARKAEQQKQAAAEATRKAEQQKKQAAAEAARKAEQQKQAAAEAARKAEAQRRQTQREADLARQLAAEEELLAAADSGQLDQYAEIIRQKVERNWIRPASARQGLNCVVLVRQIPGGEVVEVRVTECNGDAAVVRSIEAAVLRSSPLPAPPNPALFDRSLRFEFRPQD